In Tistrella mobilis, the genomic window GGCTTGCCGGTCTCGATCAGCTTGCGGATCTGGGGCACGGCATATTCGCCGGTCGCAGCAGGGTCGCCGGGGCCGTTGGACAGGAAGATGCCGTCGGGCTCGTGCGCCAGGATCTCGTCTGCGGTTGCGGTCGCGGGCACCACCACCACCTCGGCACCGGTGCCGGCCAGGCAGCGCAGAATGTTGCGCTTGGCGCCATAGTCGACCGCCACGACCTTGAAGCGCGGGCTTTCCTGGCGGCCGAAGCCCCGGCCCAGCTCCCACGGGGTCTCGTCCCAGGCATAGGTCTGGGCGCAGGTGACCGTGATCGCGAGATCGAGGCCTTCCAGGCTGGGCGCCGCCTTCGCCTGCGCCTTCAGCGCATCCAGATCCGCCGTGCCGGCCTCACCATGCCAGATCACCGCATTCTGCGGACCCTTGTCGCGCAGCAGGCGGGTCACGCGGCGGGTGTCGACGCCGGCGATGCCGACCAGCCCGTGCGCCGCCGTCCAGTCCTGCAGGCGGCGGGTGGAGCGGAAATTCGACGGCTCGGTCGGCAGCGCCTTCAGGACGAAACCGCGCGCCGCCGGCGTCGTGGTCTCAAGATCCTCGTCATTCGTGCCGACATTGCCGATATGCGGGAAGGTGAAGGTGATGATCTGACCGGCATAAGAGGGATCGGTCAGGATCTCCTGATAGCCGGTGATCGAGGTGTTGAAGCACAGCTCGCCCTCGGCGATGCCTCGTGCGCCGACGCCCAGGCCCCAGAAGACCGTGCCGTCGGCCAGAACGAGGGCGGCCGTAGCCGCCAGGGCGGGCGAGTTCGACGCCTCTTGCATGATAGCGAGCCCCCAGGATGATGCGACGCGGCCGCCCGGGAAGCCCCAAGGCGGCCGATGATAGCGAATGCGTGGTCCATCCGGGGACGCTGGCCCGGCTCGCGGACCCGGCCGGCCGACGTCCCGGCCGCGGAACTGCGGCACAAGGCGGGGCATCGGAGGGGGTCACGGGCGCAACCTGTAAACGACCTGGCAGGCAGGCAAGGCGGTTGCGGCAGCGAAGAGGGCGCGTGCGTAGACGCCCGGCGGGTGGGCGCCGGATCGACCGGACGGACCATACGCAAACCCCTCCCCCCGGTCAAGCCGCGGGCTCCGCTGATTTCGCAAGGGGGGCGTCCGCGTGCCGGCCATTGAAACCCGGGGGGCTGACACGCAATATGAAAGCTTGTCACATCGTCCGTGCCCCCGTTAACTGCCCCGCACCGCCACGATGCCGCCGCCTCTGTCATGATCTGCGGCATCCGGGGCCGGGTTCCCGGCTGCCGCGGTGCGACGGGGCCGCCGGTTTCCGTCTTTTCGAGGGATCGACTTCCATGCTTCGTGAGCGCCTCAAGGACGCGCTTGCCCAGGCCGAACAGCAGGGCGACAGCGAAGAGCTGGCCGTGCTTCGCCTGATCCGGACGGCGATCAAGGACCGTGACGCGGCCGCCCATGTGAGGGGGCGGGATGCGATCGACGATGCCGAGATCCACGACATGCTCCGCACCATGCTGCGTCAGCGCGACGAGAGCATCGGTGCCTATGAACAGTCGGGCCGCATCGAACTGGTCGAGCAGGAGCAGCTGGAGCAGCGGGTGATCCGCCGCTTCCTGCCGCCGCAGATGTCGCAGGACGAGATCGAGGCGGCGGTGCGCGCCACGATCGCCGCCTGCTGCGCCAAGGGGCTGAAGGATCTGGGGCGCACGGTCGATGCGCTGAAATCGGCCTATGGCCCCGAGATGGATCTGGGCTGCGCCAGTTCCGCGGCCAAGCGCCTGCTCCGCAACTGCCAGCCCGGCTGACCCGCACCTCATGGCGCTGCCCCCCGGCTTCATCGAGGAACTGCGTGCCCGCATCCGCCTGTCGGATGTGGTCGGCCGCCGGGTCAAGCTGATCCGGCGCGGCCGCGAGCACACCGGTCTCTGCCCGTTCCACAACGAGAAGACGCCGAGCTTCACGGTCAGCGACGACAAGGGTTTCTATTACTGCTTCGGCTGCGGCGCCAAGGGCGACGCCATCGACTTCGAGATGAAGCTCGGCGGGTTCGACTTCCGCGAGACCGTGGAGCGGCTGGCGGGGGAGGTGGGGCTGACCGTCCCCGCCGAAGATCCGGATGCGAAGCGCAAGGCCGAGCGCCGCGAGGGGCTGGTCGACGTCGTCGAAGAGGCCTGCCGCTGGTTCGAAAGCCGGCTCGGCACGGACGAGGCGGCACCGGCGCGCGACTATCTGGTGCGGCGCGGTTTCGGGCCCGACAGCTGGGGTCGGTTCCGGTTCGGCTATGCGCCCGACCGGCGCGACGTGCTGATCCGCACCTTCGAGCAGCGCGGCATCGCGCTGGACCGGCTGGTCGAATCGGGACTGGCGCGCCGGCGCGAGGACCGCTCCGCCTTCGATTATTTCCGCGGCCGGCTGATCATCCCCATCGCCGACCGACGCGGCCGGATCATCGCCTTCGGCGGCCGGGTGCTGGGCGAGGGTGAGCCCAAATACCTGAACAGCCCCGACACGCCCCTGTTCGAGAAGGGCCGCGTGCTCTATGGCTGGCCGGTTGCCCGAGAGGCCGCGCGCAAGGCCGGAACGGTGCTGGTGGTCGAAGGCTATCTGGACGTGGCCGCCCTGGTTCAGGCCGGGCGGCCCCATGCCGTGGCGCCGCTGGGCACCGCGCTCACCGAACACCAGATCGAAGAGCTGTGGCGCATGGCGCCCGAGCCGGTGCTGTGCCTGGACGGCGATGCCGCGGGGATCCGTGCGGCGCGGCGTGCGGCCGAGCGGGCCCTGCCGTTGCTCAAGCCCGGCCACAGCCTGCGCTTCGTGCGCCTGCCCGGCGGTCATGATCCCGACAGCCTGATCCGGGCCGAGGGGGTCGGGGCGTTCGACCGGGCCGTGGCGGTCCCGCAGCCGATGATCGACCTGCTCTGGCAGGCGGCGCTGGAGGGCCATGCTACCGACACGCCCGAGCGGCTGGCGGCGCTTGAGGCCGATCTGATGGCCCAGGCCGACACGATCCGCGATCCGCTGATCCGCGATCTCTATCGTCGCGACTTCCGCGACCGCGTCTGGCAGCTCCGCCGCGCAAAGCGCGGCGGCGGGAGCGGCCAGATGGCGGCCGGCCGGCCCGGCTTTCAGCGCCCGCAGGGGGAACGTCGCAGCGGCAAGCCGAAGCCCGGCCAGTTGAACGACGATCCGACACCCATCGCCGCTCCGGCGCTGGGCCAGGGGCATGAGGGCCAGTCGGCACGGCGTGAAGCGGCGCTTCTGGCCGCGGTTCTTCTGCATCCTCAACTGCTTGAGGTGGCGGAGGACGAGGTGGCGGCATTGCCTGTGGCCACCCCCGCGCTTGACAGGTTGCGGGCTGCGATCGTAGATACGCACGCATCGGAGTCCGGTCTTGACAGTGAAACGCTGCAGGACCATTTGAGACTGCGAGGGTTTTCGGACCTGGTGGACCGGTTGACGGCGGCGGAAAATGCCGGCCGTGTGCCGTTCGCGGGGCCGGGTGCCGCATTCGACAGGGTTCTGGCCGGATGGCGCAATGTGCTGGCTGTACACCGGCATGCGCAGCTGGTCGACGAATTGAAGGCCGCAGAGCAGGAGCTTGTCGAGAGCATGACGGAAGAAGCTTTGCAGCGGTTCGTCGCGCTCAAGAAGCTCGTTGACGACAACGAGCGCGGACTGGCGGCCTTCGATCAGAGCGACGGTTTCGACCTTTGAGGGTCGGGGCGGGTTCGGCGATGACGCGGGGCGTCGTTGCCGCGGTGATGGTGCCATCATCGCGGGAGCGGCGCCTCACGGCCGTTGAAGGACGGGGCATCGACCTCATGGGCAAGCATCGGAATCAAGGCGCAGCGTGCGTTTCTGAGCGGGGGAACGACGAATAATGGCGAAAAAAGCGACCACGGCTGTCGAAGCCGGCGAAGGGCGTGAAGACACGCCGGATGGACCGCTGGTCGATTCGCTCGAGATCACCGTCAAGAAGATGGTGGCCCGCGCCAAGGAGCGCGGCTACATCTCCTATGACGAATTGAACAAGGCGTTGCCCCAGGATCAGCTCTCGTCGGAGCAGATCGAAGACGTGATGGCCATGCTCTCTGAGATGGGCATCAACGTCGTCGAGAACGACGAGGAAGGCGAGGAACTGGGCGAGAACCAGAGCGGCGACGACGACGAGGAAGAGTTCGGCGGTTCCCACGCGACCTCGGTCGAGGAAGAGGAACTGGGCCGGACGGACGACCCCGTGCGGATGTATCTGCGCGAGATGGGGTCGATCGAACTGCTGTCCCGCGAGGGCGAGATCCTGCTGGCCAAGCGGATCGAGGCCGGCCGGAACACCATGATCGGCGCGATCTGCGAAAGCCCGCTGACCTTCCGGGCGATCGTGCGCTGGCGCGATGCGCTGGCGGCCGGCGAGGCGATGCTGCGCGACATCATCGACCTTGAGGCCAGCTATGGCGGCGACCAGCCGCCGATGACCGACGAGGAAGCCGAGGCCGAAGCGGCGATGCTGGTGGGCGACCGCCCGGTTGCCGACCCTGCGAAGCTCGTGGTCAACGGCAATGGTACTGCTGCGGCCGTGGCGCGCCCCGAGGGTGA contains:
- the carA gene encoding glutamine-hydrolyzing carbamoyl-phosphate synthase small subunit, whose amino-acid sequence is MQEASNSPALAATAALVLADGTVFWGLGVGARGIAEGELCFNTSITGYQEILTDPSYAGQIITFTFPHIGNVGTNDEDLETTTPAARGFVLKALPTEPSNFRSTRRLQDWTAAHGLVGIAGVDTRRVTRLLRDKGPQNAVIWHGEAGTADLDALKAQAKAAPSLEGLDLAITVTCAQTYAWDETPWELGRGFGRQESPRFKVVAVDYGAKRNILRCLAGTGAEVVVVPATATADEILAHEPDGIFLSNGPGDPAATGEYAVPQIRKLIETGKPTFGICLGHQLLALAVGASTEKMGRGHRGANQPVKDLTTGRVEITSQNHGFRVVASSLPANAEVTHVSLFDDTLEGFRLTDRPVFAVQYHPEASPGPKDSHYLFDRFARLIEKTKTDA
- the dnaG gene encoding DNA primase, with product MALPPGFIEELRARIRLSDVVGRRVKLIRRGREHTGLCPFHNEKTPSFTVSDDKGFYYCFGCGAKGDAIDFEMKLGGFDFRETVERLAGEVGLTVPAEDPDAKRKAERREGLVDVVEEACRWFESRLGTDEAAPARDYLVRRGFGPDSWGRFRFGYAPDRRDVLIRTFEQRGIALDRLVESGLARRREDRSAFDYFRGRLIIPIADRRGRIIAFGGRVLGEGEPKYLNSPDTPLFEKGRVLYGWPVAREAARKAGTVLVVEGYLDVAALVQAGRPHAVAPLGTALTEHQIEELWRMAPEPVLCLDGDAAGIRAARRAAERALPLLKPGHSLRFVRLPGGHDPDSLIRAEGVGAFDRAVAVPQPMIDLLWQAALEGHATDTPERLAALEADLMAQADTIRDPLIRDLYRRDFRDRVWQLRRAKRGGGSGQMAAGRPGFQRPQGERRSGKPKPGQLNDDPTPIAAPALGQGHEGQSARREAALLAAVLLHPQLLEVAEDEVAALPVATPALDRLRAAIVDTHASESGLDSETLQDHLRLRGFSDLVDRLTAAENAGRVPFAGPGAAFDRVLAGWRNVLAVHRHAQLVDELKAAEQELVESMTEEALQRFVALKKLVDDNERGLAAFDQSDGFDL
- a CDS encoding GatB/YqeY domain-containing protein: MLRERLKDALAQAEQQGDSEELAVLRLIRTAIKDRDAAAHVRGRDAIDDAEIHDMLRTMLRQRDESIGAYEQSGRIELVEQEQLEQRVIRRFLPPQMSQDEIEAAVRATIAACCAKGLKDLGRTVDALKSAYGPEMDLGCASSAAKRLLRNCQPG